GATGGATAAAAATATTCGGCTACTTTTGAGATAATCACGACAATCGTCCTTCCACCCTATATTAAACATAACAGTGGTCTTTTTACAGCACACGCTCTCACCCAACTGCCACGATAGCATTGTGAGGATCGCGAACAAACTCAGACCAATAAAGTGCATCTTGACTGCAGCAACTCAAGTCTATTACACAAATGAAGTCAGTTCTACAATATCAAGTGAATTTACCACAAATTTATTCTCAATCATGCAGAATCCATTAACTACCCAATCATTTCGATCATGACGAATGCATTTTCTACAACAAATAAGGATGTTaagacaaaagaaaaagtgCAGCAAACTCATTAGAAGATTTAACTATTAGTATTCTGACTCCGAAGTGAGGAGGGAACAATGTGACATTTGAATTTAGACAGAAACTCATCACAAAAATAATGACAATAATCAGTCAAAATCTGAACTGAATCAAATCCACTTTACATCATTCTTAAAACGATCTTCAAATGTAGAGAAGAAAACGGCAGagtttacaaaataaaaaaacaaaatatagttattttatttaaaagtgcaAGTCCAATACCAACCGCAATCAATAAGGGACTAACTGAGAATCGCTGAGGTCCTCGTCTAGATTGTCAAGATCGTCTGAACTTTCCTTTGACTTCTTAGGTTTAGGTTCAAGCAATGTGATATCCTTGCCAAACTTGTTTACCATTTGCTCGGCAATATCGCCTTTAAGGCAACCGCCATCACATTCACAACAGAATGCGTTGCAGCTGCCAACTCCACAACATATCGAATTCGCTGATAAGTCGTTACACAACCGATTTTTGCAGGTGATGGATAAAAACATACGGGTACTTTTGAGGTAATTATGACAATCGTCCTTCCTCCTTATATCAAACTTGACTATGGTCTTTTTACAGCACACGCTCTCACCCAACTGCCACGATTGCATTGCGAGGATCACAAATAAACTAAGACCAATAAAGTGCATCTTAACTGCAGCAACTAAAGTGTAttacacaaataaattcagGTGAATTTATACCAAACTTCTGTCAAGCATGCATAACCCATCAATTACCTAATTGTGTCGAGTGTTACCTTATCTAAATAATGGAAATAATCGATCTCAATATGACGTCTAAAACGAAAGAGTTCTAAGAAAGCGGAAGTAAAGATTTAACTTTTGACATTTAGATTCTAAGTGAAACCATGTGACATTTCAAGTTTGCCAGAAACTTTTtacaaaagcaataacaatatgCTATTAACTTAGACATCCCAAACCAAAATGTAAATGGATATTGCTCTTCTTGAAAAGATTCAAAATCTAAACTCTTCAGCAAATTCACCCTTTTCATCAACTACATAAACATAATGAATATTTCAACCGAGGAATAAGCGATCAAGAGAAATATGAAGTGCtaattacccaaaaaaaagcatGAGTTTGCAACGCAAAAGAACAGATtgtagttattttatttaaaagtaaaagtcaAAAACAGCTCGTTGGTGTCTTCTATCAATCGTCAGGTTTTTCCACAGTAATATTGTAGGCATGAACAACAACTTTTATTGGTTCCTTTTCAAGTTTAGGTGAGATCAATGTGATCTTCTTTCCATACACTTTCTTAAATTCCTTGCCAACATCTCCTTTAATGCAGCCGCGATCACAACCACAACAGAATACATCGCAACTGCCAACTCCACAACAGAGCGAATTCGAAGATAAGTCGCCACACAACCGATTTGTGCACTTATCACTAAAAATTATCTTGCTACTTTTGTGATAATCATGGCAATCACCGTTCTTCTCATTTATCTCAAACTTAACACGGGTCTTAGTGCAGCAGTCGCCATTTCCCAACTGCCACGATTGCAATGCGAGGATCACGAACAAACTCAGGCCAATGAAGTGCATCTTAACAGCAGGAACTCAGATCTATCACACAAGTGAAGCCAGTTCTATTATATCAGGTGGATTTATATCAAACTTCTCTCGAGCGTGTCTAATTCATCAATTATCTAATTAAGTTCACTATAACCATATCTAAGCGGCGGAAATAATCGATCTCCACATTACTAATATATCGAGGGAACTAGAAAAAAAGTGCAGCaagctcattaaaaaatatagcatttggcaTTCAGTTTTTAAGTGAACAAAGAACCAGGGAAACTCTTTTACAAAAACTGTGAAAATGGGTAGTCAATATCTGAACTAAATCAATCTAACATAATCATAGAATCAAATTTAGATCATTCTTAAAACGATAATCAAATgtacccaaaaaaaacaacagagtttgcaaaataaaagaacaaaatatagttattttatttaaccaACGAACGATCATGTCAGGATCTTTGATCGtttaaactttttgttgtctgttgttttGAATCATTTTGAGGATCAGATTCGATTTTAGTGAAATTGTGGCTATACACAACAAGTTCTACCGCTTGCTCTTTGGGATCAAGTGGTTCCAGCACTGTGAGATTCTGGCCATACATGACAACTTTTTGTAATGTTTCTTTAGGTTTAGGTAAATGTATTGTGATATTATTGCCATACAATCTGTTCAGTTCCTTGCCAACATCGCCTTTTTTGCAGCCGTTATAACAGTTACAACAAAATTCATCACAAGTGCCAACTCCACAgcagttcgagttcgagttcgttGATAAATCGCCACACAACCGATTGACGCAATGATTAGTATAAAATATGCGGCTACTCTTGTGATAATTTTGACAAGAGTCGCCCTTCTTTATCTCGAACATGACATTGGTCTTAGTACAACACTCGCTGTGTCCCAACTGCCACGATTGCATTGCAAGCACAACGAACAAACTAAGACCAATGAAGTTCATCTTAACAGCACAAACTCAAGTCAATTACACAAATGAAGTTTGTTCTTTAATATCAGGTggatttatataaaatttctcTCAAGCATGCCGAATCCAATCATTTCAATCATGACGAATGCATTTCCTAAATAGCGAAAAAAATTGAGAGAGTTAGGAGAATTGGGAGTAACGAAAAGTGCAGCAAACTCATTAGGAAATTTAACTTTTGGCATTCAGACTCCTAAGTGAAATAATGTCAATTGTCTTCTAAAAAATCTGaactaaatgaaattcattttccaTCGCTCTAAAAACGATCTTTAAATGTACTCAAGAAAACGGCAAagtttgcaaaataaaatgataaaaagaagtttttttatttaatagtgCAAGTCTGACTCCAATTGAATCCACTTAGGTAGCAACGATTTCGTCAGGAtcgtttgttgttattgttgtctcATCAGTTTTAAGATCAGGCTCGaccttttttaaattgtggGTATACAAAACAAGTTTTACTGGGTGCTTTTTGGGATCAAGTTCTTCCAGCACTGAAAGATTCTTTCCATACAAGACAACTTCTACTTGGGTTTCTTCAGGTAGAGGCTGGCTATCGCACAACTGCCAGGATTGCAATGCGAGGATCACGAAAAAACTCAGACCTATAAAGTGCATCTTGATAGCACAAACTCTTTAACTCAAATGAAGTCTGTTCTATAATATCAAGTGGGTTTATATCTGCTCACTTAAGCGAAGCAAATCTATCTACTACCCATACATATCGAGCATGACGAATGAATGTTCTAAATTATggaaacaattaagaaagttaGAGGAAATCAGAGTTAAGAAAAGTGTAGCATTCAGTCTCTAACTAAACAGGGAACGACGTTTAAAGTTAGGCAGAAACTCTTTTaccaaacaaaatcaaactaATCATAGAATGCATTTTCCATCATTCCAATAATGATCCTCAAATATGAGAAAGCTGAAGagtttgcaaaataaaaaagtaatgtagttattttatttaaaagtgcaAATTCAACACCAATTGCAATCAGTTCAGGAGTAACTGAGACTCATTGAGATCGTCGCTTAGGTCGTCTGAACTTTTTGTTGACTTCTTAGGTTTGGGTTTGACCAATGTGATATTCTTGCCATACAATTTATCTAGTTGCTCAGCAATATCGCCTTGAAGGCAGCCGCGATCACAGTTGCAACAGAATACGTCGCAACTGCCAACTCCACAACAAGGTGAATTCGCTGATAAGTCTCTACACAACCGCTTGGTGCACTGTTTACGAAAAATGAACAGGGTACTTTTGTGATAATTATGGCATTCATCGCCTTTCTTTATCTTCAACCTGACAGTGGTCTTTTTACAGCACTCGCTCTCGCCCAACTGCCACGATTGCAATGCAAGGATCACGAACAAACTCAGACCTATAAAGTGCATCTTAATAACACAAATTCTTTTACACAAATGAAGTATGTTCTATAATGTCCAGTGGAATTATATCTGCTCACTTAAGCGAAGTAAATCTATCAATTACCCAAACATATCGAGCATGACGAATGAATATTCTAAATAACGGAAAGAATTAAGAGAGTTAGAGGACATCAGAGTTAAGAAAAGTGTAGCAAAAACTCATACGATTTAACTTTTGGCATTCAGTCTCTAAGTAAACAGGGAATCCTACGACGTTTCAAGCTGGAcagaaactataaaaattgGCTGTCAAAATATGAACTAAATTAAACTAATCATAGAATGTATTTTACATCATTCTTAAAATGATCCTcgaatgcaaatattaaaactacagtctacaaaaaagaaagagcaaaatatatttatttaatttaaaagtgcaAATTCAACACCAATTGCCATCCGTTAAGGAGTAACTGAGACTAGCTGAGATTGTAGGTTTTCTGaactttttgttgatttcttaGGTTTGGGTTTGACCAATGTGATATTCTTGCCATACAATTTATCTAGTTGCTCAGCAATATCGCCTTGAAGGCAGCCGCCATCACATGCACAACAGAATACGTCGCAACTACCAACACCACAACAAGGTGAATTCGCTGATAAGTCTCTACACAACCGCTTAGTGCACTGTTTACTAAAAATCATCGTGTAACTTTTGTGATAATTATGACAATCGTCGCCTTTCTTTATCTTCAACCTGACAGGGGTCTTTTTACAGCACTCGCTCTCGCCCAACTGCCACGATTGCAATGCGAGGATCACGAACAAACTCAAGCCAAAGAAGTTCATCCTGAATAGCagcaacttaaatttattacacaaATGAAGTCAGGTCTACAATATCAGGTGAATTTATACTAGTTATTCTCTTAAGCTAGGAAAATTCATTATTTCGAACATGACGAATGCAATTTCTAAATGGCGGAAATAATTGAGAGAGTTAAGAGAAAGGGGAGTTAAAAGACCTACAAGCAAGAACAGAAAATGTGACATTTCAAGATAGCTAGAAACTCTTTACATTTGTTAACCCTTttcattaaatgcattttacatCATTCTTTAAGCGATCTTCTAGTGTACTTTAATACCATTACAACTTAATAAACACTTTATTTCAACCGAGAGGTAAACGATCAAAAGATTTGTGAAGTTCTAATAGTCCAAGAAAAATGCAGagtgtacaaaataaaaaaagaacacaatgtagttattatatttaatagtgcaaatcgaataacaattGCAATCACTTAAGAAGTAACTGAGACTAAATCGTCGTCTGAACTTTTTGTTGACTTCCTAGGTTTAGGTTGAATCAATGTGATACTCTTGCTATACAACTTTTCGAGTTCCGAGCCAATATCACCTGGAATGCATCCGCTACGACAGTTGCAACAGAACACGTCGCAACTGCCAAGTCCACAACATTGGGTATTCGACGTTAAGTCGCCACAAAATCGATTGTAACACGTGTCGGTAAGAAGTATGTGaatactatttttataaatacgGCATTCGTCGTCTTTCTTTATTTGAAACCTGGCAAACTTCCTTTTACAGCACTGGCTGTCGCCCAACTGCCACGATTGCATTGCGAGGATCACAAACAAACTCACGCCAATAAAGTTCATTCTAATAGCACAACTCATTTCTATTACACAAATGAAGCCACTTCTATTCTATCAAGTGGATTTTAAGCTTTGTTCAAAGGAAGccaatttatcatttataacATGACGAATGAATTTTCTAAATGGCGGAAACAGTGCATAGAATTAAACGAAAGCGGAGCTAAGAAAAATGCATCTGAAAATTTAACTTGATTTTCAGACACTAAGTGAACCATGTGACATTTCAAATTCATGAAAAACCATGATAATTTGCTACATCGTGTAATAGATTAGAAGAGATTTAAAATCTGAACTATTGACTTGTTTCTAATAGATGCAACTTTACCCCTTTCatcaaaagcaattttcaCCTTTCTTTAACTTaatgaaaactatttcaaCCGATGACTAAGCAAATACATACAAGAATTGTGAAGTTCTAATTGCCCAAGAAAACAGtatagttttttaaaaaaatataaggaAATATagttagtttatttaaaagtgcAAGTCCAATACCAATCGCAATTAATAAGGGTTTAACTGAAACTCATTGAGGCCCTCGTCTATGTCGTCAGAACTTCTTGGCTTGGGTGAGAGCACTGTGATATTCTTGCCATACAATTTTTCTAGTTGCTCGCCAATATCGCCATTACGGCAGCCGTTACGGCAGTTGCAACACGCCGTGTTGCAGCTGCCAACTCCACAACAGGGCGAGGGCTCCGATAAGTCGCGGCAAAACGTTTTAATGCACGTTTGAGTGAAAGGTATTTTTGAACTTTTGTGATAATTATGGCAATCGTCGCCCTTCTTTATCTGAAACCTGGCTAAATTCAATACACAGCAATCGCTGTCGCCTAACTGCCACGATTGCATTGCGATGATCACGAACAAACTCAGACCAATCAAGTTCATCTTAACAGCACAACTCAAGTCTCTTACACAACTGAAGCCACTTCTATACtatcaatttgat
This window of the Drosophila albomicans strain 15112-1751.03 chromosome 2L, ASM965048v2, whole genome shotgun sequence genome carries:
- the LOC127565069 gene encoding protein Diedel-like, coding for MNLIGLSLFVILAMQSWQLGVSDCCGKTLTRLKIKKGDECHNYHKSTLFIFRKQCTKRLCRDLSANSPCCGVGSCDVFCCNCDRGCLQGDIAEQLDKLYGKNITLVKPKPKKSTKSSDDLSDDLNESQLLLN